A stretch of Roseovarius sp. M141 DNA encodes these proteins:
- a CDS encoding LysR family transcriptional regulator, with protein MDRLTEMEAFATVVDQGGFTDAARKLGMSKSAVSKHVSSLEARLGARLLNRTTRRVSPTEIGLAYYDRALRVLNDAGEADALVSSMQSDPSGLLRISVPTDFGVNHISPVLGTFLDEFPEITVNMVLNNSYVELISEGFDMAVRIGDLEDSSLRARKLTDTTRRMIAAPGYIAKYGRPRKIDDLNAHKLLHYSSQAGGSVWKLTAPSGEKRQVRTAGGLSVNDGQSLLNAAISGLGIAYLPSFLYAAAMKQGLVEDVIPDLPDETQGIYALYPPGRFTQPKVRAFIDFLVNAFADKGPTEW; from the coding sequence ATGGATCGCCTGACAGAAATGGAAGCCTTCGCCACGGTTGTGGATCAGGGCGGCTTTACCGACGCAGCGCGCAAGCTGGGCATGTCCAAATCGGCGGTGTCCAAGCATGTCTCGTCCCTCGAGGCGCGGCTGGGCGCGCGGCTGCTGAACCGCACGACGCGCCGCGTCAGTCCGACCGAAATCGGGCTGGCCTATTATGACCGCGCCCTGCGGGTTCTGAACGACGCAGGCGAGGCAGACGCGCTGGTCAGCTCGATGCAGAGTGATCCGTCGGGCCTGCTGCGGATCAGCGTCCCCACGGATTTCGGCGTCAATCACATCAGTCCGGTTTTGGGCACGTTTCTGGATGAGTTCCCTGAAATCACGGTGAACATGGTGCTGAACAACAGCTACGTCGAATTGATTTCAGAAGGCTTCGACATGGCCGTGCGGATCGGCGATCTGGAGGATAGCAGCCTGCGCGCCCGCAAGCTGACCGACACGACCCGACGGATGATCGCCGCGCCCGGCTATATCGCCAAATACGGCCGTCCCAGGAAAATCGACGATCTGAACGCGCACAAGCTGTTGCATTATTCCAGTCAGGCGGGCGGATCGGTGTGGAAACTGACCGCGCCCTCGGGCGAGAAACGTCAGGTGCGTACCGCCGGGGGTCTGTCGGTCAATGACGGCCAATCGCTGCTGAATGCCGCGATATCGGGGCTCGGCATCGCGTATCTGCCCAGCTTCCTCTATGCGGCCGCCATGAAACAGGGGCTGGTCGAGGATGTGATCCCCGATCTGCCGGATGAGACCCAAGGCATCTATGCACTCTATCCGCCGGGCCGGTTTACCCAGCCCAAGGTGCGGGCCTTCATCGATTTTCTGGTAAACGCCTTCGCCGACAAGGGGCCGACCGAATGGTAG
- a CDS encoding type 1 glutamine amidotransferase domain-containing protein, producing MADISGRKVAILSTHGFEQSELEHPLKALREAGATVHVIAPEGGEIRGWDGGDWGQSVKVDHTLDQVKQADYDALMLPGGQMNPDILRANPDAVAFVRAFWDAKKPIGAICHAPWLLIEADIAKGRDMTSYHSIRKDVENAGANWHDKDVVCDKALVTSRNPDDLPAFCAKLIEEIGEGKHTSRAA from the coding sequence ATGGCTGATATTTCAGGACGCAAGGTCGCAATTCTGTCAACGCACGGCTTCGAGCAATCCGAACTTGAGCATCCGCTCAAGGCGCTGAGGGAGGCAGGCGCGACCGTGCATGTCATCGCCCCCGAGGGCGGCGAGATTCGCGGCTGGGACGGCGGCGACTGGGGCCAGAGCGTCAAGGTCGACCACACGCTGGATCAGGTCAAGCAGGCCGACTACGACGCGCTGATGCTGCCAGGAGGCCAGATGAACCCCGATATCCTGCGCGCCAACCCCGACGCCGTCGCCTTCGTGCGGGCCTTCTGGGATGCGAAAAAACCCATCGGCGCGATCTGCCACGCCCCGTGGCTGTTGATCGAGGCGGATATCGCCAAGGGCCGCGACATGACCTCCTACCATTCGATCCGCAAGGATGTGGAGAATGCGGGCGCCAACTGGCACGACAAGGATGTGGTCTGCGACAAGGCGCTGGTGACCAGCCGCAACCCCGACGATCTGCCCGCGTTCTGCGCCAAGCTGATCGAGGAAATCGGCGAGGGCAAACATACCTCGCGCGCTGCCTGA
- a CDS encoding N-formylglutamate amidohydrolase — protein MPRAAFHLHVPDRRDTCIVFASPHSARDYPAWFLRSSLLDSLTLRSSEDAFVDHLFAAAPRHGAPLLLAGAPRAFVDLNRSADELDPALIEGLRHAGHNPRVAAGLGVIPRVVAGGRAIYRGKLPLAEAQRRIDDIWRPYHAALATEMDRAYAMFGRAILVDCHSMPHEAMDGMARTGARRPDVVLGDRFGASAAGDITDRIEEAFTAAGLTVVRNTPFAGAYVTQTYGRPARGRHAIQIEIDRALYMDEKTVRPAPGFAAFQTLLDQIVAGITDIGRAASMPLAAE, from the coding sequence ATGCCCAGGGCCGCCTTTCATCTGCACGTTCCCGACCGGCGCGATACCTGTATCGTATTCGCATCGCCGCATAGCGCGCGTGACTACCCGGCGTGGTTCCTGCGTAGCTCGCTGCTTGATTCGCTGACCCTGCGCAGTTCGGAGGATGCGTTTGTCGATCACCTGTTCGCCGCAGCGCCGCGCCATGGCGCGCCGTTGCTGCTGGCCGGGGCGCCGCGTGCGTTCGTCGACCTCAACCGCAGTGCGGACGAACTGGACCCGGCCCTGATCGAGGGTTTGCGCCATGCGGGTCACAATCCGCGCGTCGCCGCCGGACTGGGGGTGATCCCCCGCGTCGTCGCAGGTGGGCGCGCGATCTATCGTGGCAAGCTGCCCCTGGCAGAGGCGCAGCGGCGCATCGACGACATCTGGCGGCCCTACCATGCCGCGCTGGCGACCGAGATGGACCGCGCATATGCGATGTTCGGGCGCGCGATCCTGGTCGACTGCCATTCGATGCCGCACGAGGCGATGGACGGAATGGCGCGCACCGGCGCGCGGCGGCCCGACGTGGTACTGGGCGACCGCTTTGGCGCGTCGGCGGCCGGCGATATTACCGACCGGATCGAAGAGGCGTTCACCGCCGCCGGGCTGACGGTCGTGCGCAACACACCCTTTGCCGGGGCCTATGTCACGCAAACCTACGGGCGCCCGGCGCGGGGGCGTCACGCCATCCAGATTGAAATCGACCGCGCGCTCTATATGGACGAAAAGACGGTGCGCCCGGCGCCCGGCTTCGCGGCATTTCAGACGTTGCTGGATCAGATCGTCGCCGGGATTACCGATATCGGGCGCGCCGCCAGCATGCCGCTGGCCGCCGAATAG
- the xseA gene encoding exodeoxyribonuclease VII large subunit yields MSDLIDDPHPGENAPEFSVSDLSGAIKRLIEGEFGHVRVRGEVGRVSRPKSGHIYMDLKDDRAVINGIIWKGVAGRLPVQPEEGMEVVATGRLTTFPGQSRYQIVIEDIKPAGAGALMAMLEKRKAALAAEGLFASERKRPLPYLPEIIGVVTSPSGAVIRDILHRLRDRFPRKVLIWPVAVQGERCAGEVTRAIEGFNAMTPGGALPRPDLIIVARGGGSIEDLWGFNEESVVRAAAASDIPLISAVGHETDTTLIDYASDKRAPTPTAAAELAVPVRLELLTWLDGQEGRLIRALTTGVAQRGQRLRDLARALPRVEALLDTPRQRLDVWGDRLPAALIRGVQMRRVALSEAGGALRPGVLRRMIDSDTRRLNAASERLGGTLLRRTRDDAKRLEGLAARLTARAPGDGIATRRADLDRSVQRLSAAGQRQTVTWRQRIDALDRLRETLGYKATLERGYAVVRASGALVTTRKAAKKAGTLEIEFADGRLETGAAPAAKKPAPKSAGRKPDQGSLF; encoded by the coding sequence ATGTCTGACCTTATCGATGATCCCCATCCCGGCGAAAACGCGCCCGAATTCTCCGTCTCGGACCTGTCGGGCGCGATCAAGCGGCTGATCGAGGGCGAATTTGGTCATGTCCGGGTGCGCGGAGAGGTGGGGCGCGTGTCCCGCCCAAAGTCCGGCCATATCTATATGGATCTCAAGGATGATCGCGCCGTGATCAACGGCATCATCTGGAAGGGCGTCGCAGGCCGTCTGCCCGTCCAGCCCGAGGAGGGGATGGAGGTGGTCGCAACGGGCCGCCTGACCACCTTCCCCGGCCAATCGCGCTATCAGATCGTCATCGAGGATATCAAACCGGCAGGCGCAGGTGCGCTGATGGCGATGCTGGAGAAACGCAAGGCGGCGCTGGCCGCCGAGGGGCTGTTCGCGTCCGAACGCAAGCGCCCCTTGCCCTACCTTCCTGAAATCATCGGCGTCGTCACCTCGCCCTCGGGCGCAGTGATTCGCGACATCCTGCATCGTCTGCGCGACCGTTTCCCGCGCAAGGTGCTGATCTGGCCCGTCGCCGTTCAGGGCGAACGTTGCGCCGGGGAGGTCACGCGCGCCATTGAGGGATTCAACGCCATGACGCCCGGTGGCGCGCTGCCCCGGCCCGATCTGATCATCGTCGCGCGCGGCGGCGGCTCGATCGAGGATCTCTGGGGCTTCAACGAAGAATCAGTCGTGCGCGCTGCGGCGGCCAGCGACATTCCCCTGATCTCTGCCGTGGGCCATGAGACGGACACGACCCTGATCGATTATGCCTCGGACAAGCGCGCGCCGACCCCCACCGCCGCCGCCGAACTGGCCGTGCCGGTGCGGCTGGAACTGCTGACATGGCTGGACGGGCAGGAGGGGCGGCTGATCCGCGCGCTGACCACGGGGGTGGCGCAGCGCGGCCAGCGCCTGCGCGATCTGGCGCGCGCCCTGCCCCGGGTGGAGGCGCTGCTGGATACCCCGCGCCAGCGACTGGACGTCTGGGGCGACCGCCTGCCTGCCGCGCTGATCCGGGGCGTGCAGATGCGCCGCGTCGCCCTGTCCGAGGCTGGCGGCGCCCTGCGCCCCGGCGTGCTGCGCCGGATGATCGACAGTGACACCCGCCGTCTGAATGCGGCGTCCGAGCGGCTGGGCGGCACGCTGCTGCGCCGCACCCGCGACGATGCCAAGCGTCTGGAGGGGCTGGCCGCGCGGCTGACCGCCCGTGCGCCGGGCGATGGCATTGCCACGCGGCGCGCGGATCTGGACCGTAGTGTGCAACGCCTGTCCGCTGCTGGCCAGCGGCAGACCGTCACATGGCGTCAGCGTATCGACGCGCTGGATCGCTTGCGCGAAACGCTGGGATACAAGGCCACGCTGGAGCGCGGCTATGCCGTGGTGCGCGCGAGCGGTGCATTGGTCACGACACGCAAGGCGGCAAAAAAGGCCGGAACGCTGGAGATCGAATTCGCCGATGGCCGTCTGGAGACCGGCGCGGCGCCTGCGGCCAAAAAACCGGCGCCCAAGTCGGCCGGACGCAAGCCCGATCAGGGCAGTCTGTTCTGA
- the purD gene encoding phosphoribosylamine--glycine ligase has product MNILILGSGGREHALAWAVLQNPKCDRLIVAPGNAGIAAIADCATLDIMNPGAVVTFAEQEAIDFVIIGPEAPLAAGVADRLREAGVLTFGPSKAAALLEASKSFTKEICDACGAPTAAYGHFTDAAAARDYVAAQGAPIVVKADGLAAGKGVIIAETVEEAHAAIDDMFGGAFGGAGAEVVIEEFMEGEEASLFVLCDGENILSIGTAQDHKRVGEGDTGPNTGGMGAYSPAPVLTPRIEARAMDEIVRPTMAEMAKRGMPFQGVLYVGLMIQDGQPRLVEYNVRFGDPECQVLMMRLGAQAMDLMHAAAEGRLDQSDVTWGEDHALCVVMAADGYPGDYAKGSVIGGLEDCPADSFNMVFHAGTAAKDGKTTAAGGRVLGVTARGATLREAADRAYDTVDRIDWPEGFCRRDIGWRAL; this is encoded by the coding sequence ATGAACATCTTGATCCTCGGCAGCGGCGGGCGCGAACATGCGCTGGCATGGGCCGTGCTGCAAAATCCCAAATGCGACCGCCTGATAGTGGCGCCGGGAAATGCCGGGATCGCGGCCATCGCCGATTGCGCGACGCTGGATATCATGAACCCCGGCGCCGTCGTGACATTTGCGGAGCAGGAGGCGATTGATTTCGTCATCATCGGCCCCGAGGCGCCCCTGGCCGCCGGTGTCGCCGACCGCCTGCGCGAGGCCGGCGTGCTGACCTTCGGACCGTCGAAGGCGGCGGCGCTGCTGGAAGCGTCGAAAAGCTTCACCAAGGAAATCTGCGACGCTTGCGGCGCACCCACCGCCGCCTATGGCCATTTCACCGATGCCGCCGCCGCGCGAGATTATGTCGCCGCCCAAGGCGCCCCCATCGTGGTCAAGGCCGATGGGCTGGCGGCAGGCAAGGGCGTCATCATCGCCGAAACGGTCGAGGAAGCGCATGCCGCCATCGACGACATGTTTGGCGGGGCCTTTGGCGGGGCCGGCGCCGAGGTGGTGATCGAGGAATTCATGGAGGGCGAGGAAGCATCGCTGTTTGTCCTGTGTGACGGGGAAAACATCCTGTCCATCGGCACCGCGCAGGATCACAAGCGCGTGGGTGAGGGCGATACCGGCCCCAACACCGGCGGCATGGGCGCCTATTCCCCCGCGCCGGTCCTCACGCCCCGGATCGAAGCGCGCGCGATGGATGAAATCGTGCGCCCCACCATGGCCGAAATGGCGAAACGCGGGATGCCGTTTCAGGGCGTGCTCTATGTCGGGCTGATGATCCAGGATGGTCAGCCGCGTCTGGTGGAATACAACGTGCGCTTTGGCGATCCCGAATGCCAGGTGCTGATGATGCGCCTTGGCGCGCAGGCGATGGACCTGATGCACGCCGCGGCCGAGGGGCGGCTGGATCAGTCGGATGTGACATGGGGCGAGGATCACGCGCTCTGCGTCGTCATGGCCGCAGATGGCTATCCCGGCGACTATGCCAAGGGCAGCGTCATCGGCGGGCTGGAGGACTGCCCGGCCGACAGCTTCAACATGGTGTTCCACGCCGGCACTGCGGCCAAGGATGGTAAGACCACAGCAGCGGGCGGGCGCGTTTTGGGCGTCACCGCGCGGGGCGCCACCCTGCGCGAGGCGGCGGATCGCGCTTACGATACCGTCGACCGGATCGATTGGCCCGAAGGGTTCTGCCGTCGCGACATCGGCTGGCGCGCGCTGTGA
- a CDS encoding NADPH-dependent FMN reductase: protein MSAPVLLTMSGSLRKGSYNRMLIAEAVRAFGEAEVIEGDLNLPLYDGDVEDAGTPPAVQTLMDQVVRADALVIGAPEYNKGISGVLKNAIDWLSRANPPVLKNKVAVILSAAGGRTGGETGHFMTHSILTQLQVNVVHGPLILVAAAQNEFGEDGTLNNDFLKGQVEDRMARLRDMIA, encoded by the coding sequence ATGAGCGCCCCCGTCCTTCTGACCATGTCCGGATCCCTGCGCAAGGGGTCCTACAACCGTATGTTGATCGCCGAAGCCGTGCGCGCCTTTGGCGAGGCCGAGGTGATCGAGGGCGATCTGAACCTGCCGCTATATGATGGCGATGTCGAGGATGCAGGCACGCCGCCCGCCGTTCAGACCCTGATGGATCAGGTCGTGCGCGCCGATGCGCTGGTGATCGGTGCGCCGGAATATAACAAGGGTATTTCCGGTGTCCTGAAAAACGCGATCGACTGGCTCAGCCGCGCCAATCCGCCGGTGCTGAAGAACAAGGTTGCCGTGATCCTGTCCGCCGCCGGTGGCCGCACCGGGGGAGAAACGGGGCATTTCATGACCCATTCGATCCTGACGCAGCTACAGGTCAACGTGGTGCACGGCCCGCTGATTCTGGTTGCGGCAGCGCAGAATGAATTTGGCGAGGATGGCACGCTGAACAACGATTTCCTGAAAGGTCAGGTTGAGGATCGAATGGCGCGGCTGCGCGATATGATCGCCTGA
- the ykgO gene encoding type B 50S ribosomal protein L36, producing MKVRNSLRSLKNRHRDCRVVRRKGRVYVINKTQRRFKARQG from the coding sequence ATGAAAGTTCGCAACTCGCTCCGCTCGCTCAAGAACCGGCACCGGGATTGCCGCGTCGTGCGCCGCAAAGGCCGCGTTTACGTGATCAACAAGACCCAGCGCCGTTTCAAGGCCCGTCAGGGCTAA
- a CDS encoding FAD-binding oxidoreductase: MKTQNIIVVGAGICGLSAAIWLRRAGHDVTLIDKDGPGAGASYGNAGLLAEWAVVPVSGPGIAWMGLKYLMSRDAPLSLQWSQMPRLAPWLAQFLRNSTDTRTRRISAALSHLLHDSVDQHRALTRGTRAERWIASSDFGWAYADRAAFEKDAYTWELRRLAGYVPDVIDGPAVREVVPMLGPATNCLVRLKGHGHIVNPGAYMADLAQVLEDEGGTLRRAEMRDVAMVDGRITEVLTDQGPLPCDTAVLAAGIWSEPLARKLGVRVPLVAERGFHLEFKGPSQVPKMPLMMTGGKFAVNPMEQGLRCAGMVELGGTSAKMSRGPLNLLARNVARVFPGLRYDSVEEWMGYRPSTPDSLPLIGEMGVSGVFAAFGHQHIGLTGGPKTGRWVADMIGGRGNADLQPFDANRFRWS, encoded by the coding sequence ATGAAGACGCAGAACATCATTGTCGTCGGGGCCGGAATCTGCGGGTTGTCCGCCGCGATCTGGCTGCGCCGCGCGGGCCATGACGTCACCCTGATCGACAAGGACGGGCCGGGCGCGGGCGCGTCCTATGGCAATGCCGGGCTGCTGGCCGAATGGGCCGTCGTGCCGGTCAGCGGGCCGGGGATTGCGTGGATGGGCCTCAAATACTTGATGTCGCGCGATGCGCCGCTGTCGCTGCAATGGTCACAGATGCCGCGACTGGCGCCTTGGCTGGCGCAGTTTCTGCGCAATTCCACCGACACGCGCACGCGCCGGATCTCAGCCGCGCTGTCGCATCTGCTACATGACAGCGTCGATCAGCACCGCGCGCTGACACGCGGCACCCGGGCCGAGCGATGGATCGCCTCCAGCGATTTCGGCTGGGCCTACGCCGATCGCGCCGCGTTTGAAAAGGACGCTTACACGTGGGAGCTGCGGCGCCTTGCGGGCTATGTGCCCGACGTGATCGACGGCCCCGCCGTGCGCGAGGTCGTGCCGATGCTGGGCCCCGCCACCAATTGCCTCGTGCGGCTGAAGGGGCATGGTCATATCGTCAATCCCGGCGCCTATATGGCCGATCTGGCGCAGGTGCTGGAGGATGAGGGCGGCACCCTGCGCCGCGCCGAAATGCGCGATGTGGCGATGGTGGACGGGCGCATCACCGAGGTGCTGACCGACCAAGGCCCCCTGCCCTGCGACACTGCCGTTCTGGCCGCCGGCATCTGGTCCGAGCCGCTGGCGCGCAAGCTGGGCGTGCGCGTGCCGCTGGTGGCCGAGCGGGGATTCCATCTGGAATTCAAAGGCCCGTCGCAGGTGCCAAAAATGCCGCTGATGATGACCGGCGGCAAATTCGCAGTGAACCCGATGGAGCAGGGACTGCGCTGCGCCGGCATGGTCGAGCTGGGCGGAACGTCGGCCAAAATGTCGCGCGGGCCGCTGAACCTGCTGGCGCGTAACGTCGCACGGGTGTTCCCGGGTCTGCGCTATGACAGCGTCGAGGAATGGATGGGCTATCGCCCGTCGACCCCGGACAGCCTGCCGCTGATCGGGGAAATGGGCGTCAGCGGCGTGTTTGCGGCCTTTGGCCATCAGCATATCGGGCTGACAGGTGGGCCAAAGACCGGGCGCTGGGTGGCCGACATGATCGGCGGGCGCGGCAATGCAGATTTGCAGCCGTTCGACGCCAACAGGTTCAGGTGGTCCTAG